Proteins encoded within one genomic window of Streptomyces rubradiris:
- a CDS encoding alpha-L-arabinofuranosidase C-terminal domain-containing protein — translation MSRTTRFRLGLGAGAVLLATAALPAPAHAEEVTDYAITVDPSAAGPAIPRTMYGVFFEDINRAADGGLYAELVQNRSFEYSAADNASYTPLTAWTVSGTARTADDSGRLNERNRTYLALAAGSSVTNAGYNTGIAVRDGEKYDFSVWARSETGAALTVSLQDSGGPLATARRIAVKKNGWARYKATFTATRTSTTGRLTVAADTAAALDMVSLFPRDTYKHQPNGLRKDLAEKVAALHPGFLRFPGGCLVNTGSMRDYSEASGWQRKRAYQWKDTVGPVEQRATNANFWGYNQSYGLGYYEYFRFAEDIGAMPLPVVPALVTGCGQNQAVTDDALLKRHIQDTLDLIEFANGPATSTWGKVRARMGHPKPFRLTHIEVGNEENLPAEFFARFQQFRAAVQAKYPYMKVISNSGPDDSGTVFDTAWKLNRDARVDMVDEHYYNSTRWFLQNNDRYDSYDRSGPKVFLGEYASQGNAFKNGLAEAAFMTGLERNADVVELASYAPLFANEDYVQWRPDLVWFNNHASWGTANYEVQKLFMTNVGDRVVPSSATGTPGVSGPLAGAVGLSTWNTRAAYDDVRVTGADGTPLLADDFSGDASKWTHTGAGSWTVRDGRYVQTDDTAENTMVQAGDPSWHDYDLHVKATKESGKEGFLVAFGVKDTGNYYWWNLGGWNNTQSAVEQAVDGGKSTLMTKAGSIETGRAYDIDVKVRGRQVTLYLDGEEWGGFTDDKPAEPFRQVVTRDAKTGELIVKVVNAQSAAARTAIDLGGIEVASRARATTLAAAPDAVNTETSTAVAPRTSTVTGVAGKFTYTFPANSVTFLRIKEK, via the coding sequence ATGTCACGCACCACCCGCTTCAGACTCGGCCTGGGCGCGGGCGCCGTCCTGCTCGCCACGGCCGCCCTCCCCGCCCCGGCCCACGCCGAGGAGGTCACCGACTACGCGATCACCGTCGACCCCTCCGCCGCCGGTCCCGCGATCCCCCGCACCATGTACGGGGTCTTCTTCGAGGACATCAACCGCGCCGCCGACGGCGGCCTGTACGCCGAACTCGTCCAGAACCGGTCCTTCGAGTACTCGGCCGCCGACAACGCCTCCTACACCCCGCTGACCGCCTGGACGGTCTCCGGCACCGCCCGGACGGCCGACGACTCCGGCCGGCTCAACGAGCGCAACCGCACCTACCTCGCGCTGGCCGCCGGCTCGTCCGTCACCAACGCCGGCTACAACACCGGCATCGCCGTGCGAGACGGCGAGAAGTACGACTTCTCGGTGTGGGCCCGCTCCGAGACCGGTGCCGCGCTGACCGTCTCCCTCCAGGACTCCGGCGGCCCGCTCGCCACCGCCCGGCGGATCGCCGTGAAGAAGAACGGCTGGGCCCGGTACAAGGCCACCTTCACCGCCACCCGGACCAGCACCACGGGCCGGCTCACCGTGGCCGCCGACACGGCCGCCGCCCTGGACATGGTGTCCCTCTTCCCGCGCGACACCTACAAGCACCAGCCCAACGGCCTGCGCAAGGACCTCGCCGAGAAGGTCGCCGCCCTGCACCCGGGCTTCCTCCGCTTCCCCGGCGGCTGCCTGGTCAACACCGGTTCCATGCGGGACTACAGCGAGGCGTCCGGCTGGCAGCGCAAGCGCGCCTACCAGTGGAAGGACACCGTCGGCCCGGTCGAGCAGCGCGCCACCAACGCCAACTTCTGGGGCTACAACCAGAGTTACGGCCTCGGCTACTATGAGTACTTCCGGTTCGCCGAGGACATCGGCGCCATGCCGCTGCCCGTCGTACCCGCCCTGGTGACCGGCTGCGGCCAGAACCAGGCCGTCACCGACGACGCCCTGCTCAAGCGGCACATCCAGGACACCCTGGACCTCATCGAGTTCGCCAACGGCCCGGCGACCTCCACCTGGGGCAAGGTGCGGGCGCGGATGGGCCACCCGAAGCCCTTCCGCCTCACCCACATCGAGGTCGGCAACGAGGAGAACCTGCCCGCCGAGTTCTTCGCCCGCTTCCAGCAGTTCCGCGCGGCCGTCCAGGCGAAGTACCCGTACATGAAGGTCATCTCCAACTCCGGCCCGGACGACTCCGGCACGGTCTTCGACACCGCCTGGAAGCTCAACCGGGACGCCCGGGTCGACATGGTCGACGAGCACTACTACAACAGCACCCGGTGGTTCCTGCAGAACAACGACCGCTACGACTCCTACGACCGCTCCGGCCCCAAGGTCTTCCTCGGCGAGTACGCCTCCCAGGGCAACGCCTTCAAGAACGGCCTCGCCGAGGCGGCCTTCATGACCGGCCTGGAACGCAACGCGGACGTGGTCGAACTCGCCTCCTACGCCCCGCTGTTCGCCAACGAGGACTACGTCCAGTGGCGCCCCGACCTGGTGTGGTTCAACAACCACGCCTCCTGGGGCACGGCCAACTACGAGGTGCAGAAGCTGTTCATGACCAACGTGGGCGACCGGGTGGTGCCGAGCAGCGCGACCGGCACCCCGGGCGTCAGCGGACCCCTCGCCGGCGCGGTCGGGCTGTCCACCTGGAACACCCGCGCCGCCTACGACGACGTACGGGTCACCGGTGCCGACGGCACCCCGCTGCTCGCCGACGACTTCTCCGGTGACGCCTCGAAGTGGACCCACACCGGGGCCGGCAGCTGGACCGTCCGGGACGGCCGGTACGTCCAGACCGACGACACCGCCGAGAACACCATGGTCCAGGCCGGCGACCCGTCCTGGCACGACTACGACCTGCACGTGAAGGCCACCAAGGAGTCCGGCAAGGAGGGCTTCCTCGTCGCCTTCGGCGTCAAGGACACCGGGAACTACTACTGGTGGAACCTCGGCGGCTGGAACAACACCCAGTCGGCCGTCGAACAGGCAGTGGACGGCGGCAAGTCCACGCTGATGACCAAGGCGGGCTCCATCGAGACCGGCCGCGCCTACGACATCGACGTCAAGGTGCGCGGCCGCCAGGTCACCCTCTACCTCGACGGCGAGGAGTGGGGCGGCTTCACCGACGACAAGCCGGCCGAGCCGTTCCGCCAGGTCGTCACGCGCGACGCGAAGACCGGCGAGCTGATCGTCAAGGTCGTCAACGCCCAGTCCGCCGCCGCCCGTACCGCCATCGACCTGGGCGGCATCGAGGTCGCGTCCCGGGCCAGGGCGACCACGCTCGCCGCCGCGCCGGACGCGGTGAACACCGAGACCTCCACGGCGGTCGCCCCGCGCACGTCCACCGTCACCGGGGTCGCGGGGAAGTTCACGTACACCTTCCCGGCGAACTCCGTCACCTTCCTCAGGATCAAGGAGAAGTAG
- a CDS encoding DUF6314 family protein → MRRKERPALADAREDEFWPVADPLAYLAGRWRVERAVRDLASGDEGHFAGSTVFGPLDGGGLLHEESGDFTWRGVTRPATRTLRFLPGPAPGRVDVRFADGRPFHDLDLTRGRYIADHPCAADLYRGEFTVLDAGRWRTVWRVGGPAKDLELTTDYTREVLTGDTTREG, encoded by the coding sequence ATGCGACGGAAAGAGAGGCCGGCCCTCGCGGATGCGCGTGAGGACGAGTTCTGGCCGGTGGCCGACCCGCTGGCCTACCTGGCCGGCCGCTGGCGCGTCGAGCGCGCGGTGCGGGATCTGGCGAGCGGGGACGAAGGGCACTTCGCCGGGAGTACCGTCTTCGGCCCGCTGGACGGCGGCGGGCTGCTGCACGAGGAGTCCGGCGACTTCACCTGGCGCGGGGTGACCCGGCCGGCCACCCGGACCCTGCGGTTCCTGCCGGGACCCGCGCCGGGCCGGGTGGACGTGCGCTTCGCGGACGGCCGGCCCTTCCACGACCTGGACCTGACCCGGGGCCGGTACATCGCCGACCACCCCTGCGCGGCCGACCTCTACCGGGGCGAGTTCACCGTGCTGGACGCCGGCCGCTGGCGCACGGTGTGGCGGGTCGGCGGCCCGGCGAAGGACCTGGAACTCACCACGGACTACACCCGCGAGGTGCTCACCGGGGACACCACCCGCGAGGGCTGA
- a CDS encoding GNAT family N-acetyltransferase, translating into MSDASDLPEGPGLPERPDLPEAPALPEGYEFSADTARVDVDRVHGWLSSDAYWALGRPRDKHERAMASSLNFGVYATESGEQVAYARVVTDRALFAWLADVYVDPSVRGKGLGTAFVGRIRDHLAPLGLSRLLLATEDAHEVYARLGFRPLERPEQYMAHSFE; encoded by the coding sequence ATGAGCGATGCATCCGACCTCCCCGAGGGTCCCGGCCTGCCCGAGCGTCCCGACCTCCCCGAGGCTCCGGCCCTTCCCGAGGGTTACGAGTTCTCCGCCGACACCGCCCGCGTCGACGTCGACCGCGTGCACGGCTGGCTGTCGTCCGACGCGTACTGGGCGCTCGGCCGCCCCCGCGACAAGCACGAACGGGCGATGGCGTCCTCGCTGAACTTCGGCGTCTACGCCACGGAGTCCGGGGAGCAGGTGGCGTACGCGCGGGTGGTCACCGACCGGGCGCTGTTCGCCTGGCTCGCCGACGTGTACGTGGACCCGTCGGTGCGCGGCAAGGGCCTCGGCACGGCGTTCGTCGGCCGGATCCGCGACCACCTGGCGCCCCTCGGGCTGAGCCGGCTGCTGCTCGCCACCGAGGACGCCCACGAGGTGTACGCCAGGCTGGGCTTCCGGCCGCTGGAGCGCCCGGAGCAGTACATGGCGCACTCCTTCGAGTGA
- a CDS encoding PLP-dependent aminotransferase family protein, protein MQQRSSVGELTEQLRREFDRYSPGGKLPSSRALVERFRVSPVTVSRALAQLAAEGLVVTRPGAGAFRARPHRPEGPAGDTSWQEVALSADGAAELVPRTVDASGVTVSLAAPPPGVLEFSGGYPHPSLQPERAMAAALARAGRRPGAWERPPLEGLPELREWFARGIGGAVTAAEVLIAAGGQAALATALRALAPPGAPVLVESPTYPGMLALARAAGLRPVPVPVDPDGVRPDLLADAFHATGARVFVCQPLFQNPTGAVLAPARRAEVLRIAREAGAFVVEDDFVRRLVHADAGPLPRPLAADDPDGVVVHVGSLTKATSPSFRVSALAARGPVLERLRAIQVVDSFFVPRPLQEAALELVGSPAWPRHLRALSAELKIRRDVMTGALARELPALALPHIPTGGYHLWLRLPDGLDEAALTAAALRAGVALTPGRPYFSAEAPAAHLRLSFAAVAGTGEITEGVRRLRAAYEEVR, encoded by the coding sequence ATGCAACAGCGTAGCAGTGTGGGAGAGCTGACAGAACAGCTCCGGAGAGAGTTCGACCGCTACTCTCCTGGAGGAAAGCTCCCGTCGAGCAGGGCTCTGGTGGAGCGGTTCCGGGTCAGCCCGGTGACCGTCTCCCGGGCCCTCGCCCAGCTCGCCGCCGAGGGCCTCGTGGTCACCCGTCCCGGCGCCGGTGCCTTCCGGGCCCGGCCGCACCGGCCGGAAGGCCCCGCCGGGGACACCTCCTGGCAGGAGGTCGCCCTGAGCGCCGACGGCGCGGCCGAGCTCGTCCCGCGCACGGTGGACGCCTCGGGCGTCACCGTCTCGCTGGCCGCCCCGCCGCCCGGGGTGCTGGAGTTCAGCGGCGGCTATCCGCACCCCTCCCTGCAACCGGAGCGGGCCATGGCGGCGGCCCTGGCCCGGGCCGGCCGGCGCCCCGGCGCCTGGGAGCGGCCGCCGCTGGAGGGGCTGCCGGAGCTGCGGGAGTGGTTCGCGCGCGGGATCGGCGGTGCCGTCACCGCCGCCGAGGTGCTGATCGCCGCGGGCGGCCAGGCGGCCCTGGCCACCGCCCTGCGCGCGCTCGCCCCGCCCGGCGCCCCGGTGCTGGTGGAGTCGCCCACCTACCCGGGCATGCTGGCGCTCGCCCGCGCGGCCGGGCTGCGGCCGGTCCCGGTGCCCGTGGACCCCGACGGGGTCCGCCCCGACCTGCTCGCGGACGCCTTCCACGCCACCGGCGCCCGGGTCTTCGTCTGCCAGCCGCTGTTCCAGAACCCGACCGGTGCGGTGCTGGCCCCGGCCCGGCGCGCCGAGGTGCTGCGCATCGCCCGCGAGGCCGGGGCGTTCGTCGTGGAGGACGACTTCGTGCGCCGGCTCGTGCACGCCGACGCCGGTCCGCTGCCCCGCCCGCTGGCCGCCGACGACCCGGACGGCGTGGTGGTGCACGTCGGCTCGCTCACCAAGGCGACCTCGCCCAGCTTCCGGGTGAGCGCGCTGGCCGCGCGCGGGCCGGTGCTGGAACGCCTGCGCGCGATCCAGGTCGTGGACAGCTTCTTCGTGCCCCGCCCCCTCCAGGAGGCCGCCCTCGAACTCGTCGGCTCGCCGGCCTGGCCGCGCCATCTGCGGGCGTTGTCGGCCGAGTTGAAGATCCGCCGTGACGTCATGACGGGTGCGCTCGCCCGGGAGCTCCCGGCGCTGGCCCTGCCGCACATCCCGACCGGCGGCTACCACCTGTGGCTGCGGCTGCCCGACGGGCTGGACGAGGCAGCGCTGACCGCGGCGGCGCTCCGCGCGGGCGTCGCCCTCACCCCGGGCCGCCCCTATTTCAGCGCCGAAGCGCCCGCCGCCCACCTCCGGCTGAGCTTCGCGGCGGTGGCCGGCACCGGGGAGATCACGGAGGGGGTGCGGCGGCTGCGGGCGGCGTACGAGGAGGTGCGGTGA
- a CDS encoding DMT family transporter: MRTQSSATTASPIAVTAPGDLRGLGTVQAGLGVIAFSLTFPSTAWGLESFGPWSLVAVRGVLAAIVAGGCLLALRVRLPARRHLAGLAVVAAGVVLGFPMLTTLALETSTTAHAAVVVGLLPLTTAVFSALRTGARPSRRFWLAAVAGAAAVIAFTLTQSGGALTTADGYLFAALLVCAAGYTEGGRLARVMPGWQVIGWALVLCLPLSVPATVVALAYEPVHLTGHGVAGLLWVALGSQFLGLVVWYRGMAAIGIPRASQLQLAQPLLTLVWSALLLGEHFTVAAPLTAVAVLVCIAVTQRS; this comes from the coding sequence ATGAGAACACAGAGTAGCGCTACTACCGCGAGCCCGATAGCAGTCACCGCCCCCGGGGACCTGCGGGGCCTCGGCACCGTCCAGGCCGGTCTCGGCGTGATCGCCTTCTCGCTGACCTTCCCGTCCACCGCCTGGGGCCTGGAGAGCTTCGGCCCGTGGTCGCTGGTGGCGGTGCGCGGGGTCCTCGCCGCGATCGTCGCCGGGGGCTGTCTGCTGGCGCTGCGGGTACGGCTCCCGGCGCGCCGCCATCTGGCCGGGCTGGCCGTGGTCGCCGCCGGGGTGGTGCTGGGCTTCCCGATGCTGACCACGCTCGCGCTGGAGACGTCCACCACCGCCCACGCGGCCGTCGTGGTGGGGCTGCTGCCGCTGACCACCGCCGTGTTCTCCGCCCTGCGCACCGGCGCCCGGCCCTCCCGCCGGTTCTGGCTGGCGGCCGTGGCGGGCGCGGCGGCCGTCATCGCCTTCACCCTCACCCAGAGCGGCGGCGCGCTCACCACGGCCGACGGCTACCTCTTCGCGGCGCTGCTGGTGTGCGCGGCCGGCTACACCGAGGGCGGCCGGCTGGCCCGCGTCATGCCGGGCTGGCAGGTCATCGGCTGGGCGCTGGTGCTGTGTCTGCCGCTCAGCGTGCCGGCCACCGTGGTGGCGCTGGCGTACGAACCCGTGCACCTGACCGGGCACGGCGTCGCCGGGCTGCTGTGGGTGGCCCTGGGCTCGCAGTTCCTCGGCCTGGTCGTCTGGTACCGGGGCATGGCGGCCATCGGCATCCCGCGGGCCAGCCAGTTGCAGTTGGCCCAGCCCCTGCTCACACTGGTGTGGTCGGCGCTGCTGCTGGGCGAACACTTCACGGTGGCCGCACCGCTGACCGCCGTGGCCGTGCTCGTGTGCATCGCCGTCACGCAGCGGTCGTGA
- a CDS encoding DUF1918 domain-containing protein: protein MRASKGDKLVQHGRVVGQHDHVVEVVEVLGPEGNPPYRVRAENGHETIMSPGPDCQVKHEEKHPQR from the coding sequence ATGCGCGCATCCAAGGGCGACAAGCTGGTCCAGCACGGCAGGGTGGTCGGTCAGCACGACCATGTCGTGGAAGTGGTCGAGGTACTCGGTCCCGAGGGCAACCCGCCCTATCGTGTCCGCGCCGAGAACGGTCACGAGACGATCATGTCCCCCGGGCCCGACTGCCAGGTCAAGCACGAGGAGAAGCACCCGCAGCGGTAG
- a CDS encoding glycoside hydrolase family 10 protein: MARISRRTLARAALSALALPAPVPGAPGNTGPVQAAPGATAGTGIAARSASGPPGPYRPPRATAEMRGVWIASVANRDWPSRPGLPADRQRAELIAHLDRAVRHRLNTVILQVRPAADALWPSPYEPWSEWLTGTQGRDPGWDPLGTAVREAHARGLELHAWFNPYRVANHADPTRLAASHPAREHPGWVVPYGGRLYYDPGQPEVRAFVLRAMLDAVARYPVDAVHFDDYFYPYPVAGQTFDDDESYDRHGGAFPSRAAWRRHNIDTLVRETAAGIRRVRPGTRFGISPFGVWRNAATDPRGSETRAGVQTYDDLYADTRTWVREHWIDYVVPQLYWHIGNADADYAALAAWWSETAEGTATRLYLGEALYKAGDAAQPSAWQDPVELSRHLTLAARYPQVRGHVFFAARDVAADPAGAMARVVADHYRGPAGPPR; this comes from the coding sequence GTGGCGCGTATCTCGCGACGGACCCTCGCACGGGCAGCGCTGTCCGCACTGGCCTTGCCGGCCCCCGTCCCGGGCGCGCCGGGGAACACCGGCCCCGTCCAGGCCGCACCGGGGGCGACCGCGGGCACCGGTATCGCCGCCCGGAGTGCTTCCGGGCCGCCGGGGCCGTACCGTCCGCCGCGGGCGACCGCGGAGATGCGGGGCGTCTGGATCGCGAGCGTGGCCAACCGGGACTGGCCCTCGCGGCCCGGCCTGCCGGCCGACCGGCAGCGGGCCGAGCTGATCGCCCACCTCGACCGCGCGGTCCGCCACCGGCTCAACACGGTGATCCTCCAGGTGCGGCCGGCCGCCGACGCGCTGTGGCCGTCGCCGTACGAGCCCTGGTCCGAGTGGCTCACCGGCACCCAGGGCCGCGACCCGGGCTGGGACCCGCTGGGCACTGCCGTGCGGGAGGCCCACGCCCGGGGACTGGAGCTGCACGCCTGGTTCAACCCGTACCGGGTGGCGAACCACGCCGACCCCACCCGACTGGCCGCCTCCCACCCGGCCCGCGAGCACCCCGGCTGGGTGGTGCCGTACGGCGGCCGGCTGTACTACGACCCGGGACAGCCCGAGGTCCGCGCCTTCGTGCTGCGGGCGATGCTGGACGCGGTCGCCCGCTACCCGGTCGACGCCGTCCACTTCGACGACTACTTCTACCCCTATCCCGTCGCCGGGCAGACCTTCGACGACGACGAATCCTACGACCGCCACGGCGGGGCCTTTCCCAGCCGGGCCGCCTGGCGTCGGCACAACATCGACACGCTGGTGCGCGAGACGGCCGCCGGAATCCGGCGCGTCCGGCCCGGCACCCGGTTCGGGATCAGCCCCTTCGGCGTCTGGCGCAACGCCGCCACCGACCCGCGCGGCTCGGAGACCCGGGCGGGCGTCCAGACGTACGACGACCTGTACGCGGACACCCGCACCTGGGTCCGCGAGCACTGGATCGACTACGTCGTCCCCCAGCTGTACTGGCACATCGGCAACGCCGACGCCGACTACGCGGCCCTCGCCGCCTGGTGGTCCGAGACCGCCGAGGGCACGGCGACGCGGCTGTACCTCGGGGAGGCCCTGTACAAGGCGGGCGACGCGGCGCAGCCGTCGGCCTGGCAGGACCCGGTCGAGCTGTCCCGCCATCTCACCCTCGCCGCCCGGTATCCGCAGGTGCGCGGGCACGTCTTCTTCGCCGCCCGGGACGTGGCGGCCGACCCCGCCGGGGCGATGGCGCGCGTGGTCGCCGACCACTACCGGGGGCCGGCGGGACCACCGCGCTGA